GTTGATGTTGATTGTCaccaatcctcctcctcctcaccaccaccgccgccgccaccaccgccgccacccccGCCACAAGATGGCACCATGACTAATTACAGTGGCATGAGCCCTTCCAGCTCGGAGCCAACCTCGACAATGCGCATGGTCAACAGCAAAGGCAAGTCTCTCAACTGCAATTTCTGCGGAAAGTCCTTCCTCTACAGCTCCCACCTTGCCAtgcacaaacgcattcacactgGTGAGAAGCCGTTTTCCTGCGACTTCTGCAGAAAGACATTTGCTTATTCATCGCATCTGAAGATGCATGAACGACTGCATACCGGGGAGAAACCGTTCTCCTGCGAATTCTGTTCAAAGGCTTTTAGTTATTCCTCTCATTTAAAGATGCATAAACGGACACACACGGGCGAAAAGCCGTTTCCGTGTGACTTCTGTGAAAAGACTTTCTCATATTCTTCGCACTTATCCATGCACAGACGAGTGCACACAGGCGAGAAGCCGTTCACTTGCCAGTTCTGCAACAAGACCTTCAGCTATTCCTCACACCTCAGAATACACCAAAGAACACACACAGGGGAAAAGCCATTTGTGTGTAATTTCTGTGGATCTGCCTTCGCTCTTTGTGGAACTCTTGTGAAACACAAGAGAAAGCATGCCAACGCTGCCGACCCGGACTCGGTCGGAATGTCTGGCAGTCAGATGTCTGTCGCCGCAGATAATAAACAACCCATGTACACGACCTGTTCTAATGGCAGTTGCGGCAGTCTTTGTGTGGCTGCGACAACCTGCTGTGGTGGTGGGGACACCAGCGTTGCCAGCTGCTGCGCTGCTGTCGGCGGCGGCTGCAATGCTTCCAGAAGTCGGATAATGGAACAGAACGAGAACACTCGGGAAGCTCTGGCCGTAGCGTCCGAAATAGGAGTCggcatcagcatggccgctgaGGCTGGGGTCAACGTGAAGAGTTTCGGCAAGACACCATCACAGATGGTAAGGAACCATTTACACGGACACGGGCATGCACATGGACACAGCCACGGACACGGACACGCGCATAGCCATGGACATAACCATGGACACGGGCATGGAGTTCGTGTGGACAATACACGCCATTGAAGTGTCTCAACATAATAACCCAAGTGACcaaattcttttttctaaatGTTAGCTGAGAAAACACAATAACCACCACAACCGCAATGCAACGGTCAGTTTACGGACCATTGTCGGTCGTGGGTCATTACTACAaccatacatgaaatatatatatatttat
The nucleotide sequence above comes from Octopus sinensis linkage group LG24, ASM634580v1, whole genome shotgun sequence. Encoded proteins:
- the LOC115223884 gene encoding zinc finger protein 391 encodes the protein MWSVDVDCHQSSSSSPPPPPPPPPPPPPQDGTMTNYSGMSPSSSEPTSTMRMVNSKGKSLNCNFCGKSFLYSSHLAMHKRIHTGEKPFSCDFCRKTFAYSSHLKMHERLHTGEKPFSCEFCSKAFSYSSHLKMHKRTHTGEKPFPCDFCEKTFSYSSHLSMHRRVHTGEKPFTCQFCNKTFSYSSHLRIHQRTHTGEKPFVCNFCGSAFALCGTLVKHKRKHANAADPDSVGMSGSQMSVAADNKQPMYTTCSNGSCGSLCVAATTCCGGGDTSVASCCAAVGGGCNASRSRIMEQNENTREALAVASEIGVGISMAAEAGVNVKSFGKTPSQMVRNHLHGHGHAHGHSHGHGHAHSHGHNHGHGHGVRVDNTRH